A genomic region of Thermodesulfobium narugense DSM 14796 contains the following coding sequences:
- a CDS encoding DUF1292 domain-containing protein, producing MEEDREFDELEIFEIEEEDGVKKQYELLDKFELDDKLYFVLTPYFEEEVDSEYVPEISIFRQENDNFLTPVVIFGSEDTKVDESLTDEEFDKIYQYLKESFDFEDISE from the coding sequence GTGGAAGAAGATAGAGAGTTCGATGAATTGGAAATTTTTGAAATTGAAGAAGAAGATGGGGTTAAAAAGCAATACGAGTTATTAGACAAGTTTGAGCTTGATGACAAATTGTATTTTGTACTTACTCCTTACTTTGAAGAAGAAGTTGATAGTGAATATGTTCCTGAGATATCAATTTTTAGACAAGAAAACGATAACTTTTTGACTCCAGTAGTAATATTTGGTTCTGAGGACACAAAAGTAGATGAATCTTTGACAGATGAAGAGTTCGACAAAATATATCAATATTTAAAGGAAAGTTTTGATTTCGAAGATATTTCAGAGTAA
- the mltG gene encoding endolytic transglycosylase MltG, translating into MQLRRTISRLKRWSLYLILVILLLILINFPYVLFYRLSNKVEFHVYKGESSSVVLQKLYKVYGVTPSFFADLYFRIKNFDPKPGNYSLSGSFLDSIYAIQKGPDNVLRVTFPEGLRIKDMALILKKDGYIKYKEYENIAYNDLKSFSKKFPFLQGIDSNSLEGFLFPDTYFIGKNDPPEEIIDMQLSDFEKKVWPLIRDRKDYYDLLKLASLVEGEAKVDKERPIIASVFLNRLKINMPLESCASVEYFLPVHKDVLSYADTRIESPYNTYIHYGLPPTPINSPSIKSIEAALHPAHTKYLYFVAKGDGTHFFSQTYEEQQAFIKSLGG; encoded by the coding sequence ATGCAACTTAGAAGAACAATATCTCGTTTGAAGAGATGGAGTTTATATCTTATTTTAGTTATTTTGCTTTTGATATTAATTAATTTTCCATATGTTTTATTTTATAGATTGTCTAACAAAGTAGAATTTCACGTTTATAAAGGTGAATCGTCGAGTGTTGTTCTTCAAAAACTTTATAAAGTTTATGGTGTTACCCCATCGTTTTTTGCTGATTTATACTTTAGAATAAAAAACTTTGACCCAAAGCCTGGTAACTATAGTTTGAGTGGAAGCTTCTTAGATTCTATATATGCTATACAAAAAGGTCCAGATAACGTTTTAAGGGTTACCTTTCCTGAGGGGTTAAGAATCAAAGATATGGCTTTGATTTTGAAGAAGGACGGATATATTAAATATAAAGAGTATGAAAATATAGCCTATAATGATTTAAAATCCTTTTCAAAGAAATTTCCTTTTTTACAAGGAATTGATTCTAATTCTTTGGAAGGTTTCTTGTTTCCGGATACTTATTTTATAGGCAAAAATGATCCACCTGAAGAAATTATTGATATGCAATTAAGTGATTTTGAGAAAAAGGTGTGGCCACTTATTAGAGATAGAAAAGACTATTATGACCTCTTAAAGCTTGCGTCTTTGGTTGAGGGCGAAGCAAAAGTTGATAAGGAGAGACCTATAATAGCTTCGGTTTTTTTAAACAGATTAAAAATTAATATGCCTTTGGAATCCTGTGCGAGCGTGGAATATTTTCTTCCTGTTCACAAAGATGTGTTATCTTATGCTGACACAAGAATCGAATCACCTTATAATACTTACATACATTACGGTTTACCGCCAACTCCTATTAATAGCCCTTCAATCAAATCAATAGAAGCAGCTCTACATCCAGCACATACTAAATATTTGTATTTTGTAGCAAAGGGAGACGGAACACACTTTTTCTCTCAAACATATGAAGAACAACAGGCTTTCATAAAAAGTCTTGGAGGGTGA
- a CDS encoding SPOR domain-containing protein, which translates to MKSKVFYAAIIIFACLLSFFGFYLVGKGFNFLFFNKPHTQITASNENKSVEIQTPPEDRNSDSNINLQQKGYNNGATNSENSKPVSEETSQKTVNESQISNLKNAANLLYKVRVGPFDDEQDSVRMKKDLFKLGYSSILLKANGSYWLQVAALNKKEDALNLVNNLKMKGINAKIISEQ; encoded by the coding sequence TTGAAAAGTAAGGTCTTTTATGCTGCTATAATTATATTTGCTTGTTTATTGTCGTTTTTTGGTTTTTATCTGGTTGGAAAAGGCTTTAATTTCTTATTTTTTAACAAGCCACATACTCAGATTACAGCATCTAACGAAAATAAAAGTGTTGAGATTCAAACTCCTCCAGAAGATAGGAATTCTGATTCTAATATAAATTTACAACAAAAAGGTTATAATAATGGAGCTACCAACAGTGAAAACTCTAAACCTGTATCGGAAGAAACCAGTCAAAAAACGGTTAATGAGTCTCAAATTAGCAATTTAAAAAACGCGGCAAATTTGTTATACAAGGTAAGAGTAGGTCCTTTTGATGACGAGCAAGATAGTGTGAGAATGAAAAAGGATTTGTTTAAATTGGGTTATTCGAGTATACTTTTAAAGGCTAATGGAAGCTATTGGTTACAAGTTGCTGCTCTTAATAAAAAGGAAGATGCTTTAAATCTTGTTAACAACTTAAAGATGAAAGGTATTAACGCAAAAATTATTAGTGAACAATAA
- a CDS encoding rod shape-determining protein has product MKLSNDIGIDLGTANTVVYVRGKGIVTQEPSVVAYNVEKKQAVAVGMEAKNMLGRTPSNIIAVRPLKDGVIADFETTEMMLRYFIKKALSSGIFKPRVVVGIPSGITGVERRAVIEASQRAGGREAYIIEEPMAAAIGAGLPIDEPKGCLIIDIGGGTTEVAVISLGGMVVAKSLRVAGDELDEVIMEYCKKEYNLLIGERTAEDIKINIGSAYPLREEKSMEVRGRDLITGLPKSLNLTSVEIREVIGPIVDQITETIRLTAEQTPPELASDIMERGAMLAGGGALLKGLDKYISEKLKIPVYLAEDPLLSVAEGIGKVLEDLDRFGHVFKN; this is encoded by the coding sequence ATGAAGTTATCTAACGATATTGGGATTGATCTAGGTACTGCAAACACAGTTGTTTATGTACGTGGTAAGGGAATTGTAACGCAAGAACCCTCAGTAGTTGCTTATAACGTTGAGAAAAAACAAGCCGTTGCTGTAGGTATGGAAGCAAAAAATATGCTTGGTAGAACACCTTCTAATATAATTGCTGTTAGGCCATTAAAAGATGGCGTAATTGCTGATTTTGAGACTACCGAAATGATGCTTAGATATTTCATAAAAAAAGCCCTTTCAAGCGGTATTTTTAAGCCTAGAGTTGTTGTAGGTATACCATCAGGAATTACTGGTGTTGAGAGGAGGGCTGTAATAGAAGCTTCACAAAGAGCCGGTGGTAGAGAGGCTTACATAATTGAAGAACCGATGGCTGCTGCTATAGGTGCAGGCTTACCTATTGATGAACCTAAAGGATGTTTAATTATTGATATAGGTGGCGGGACTACAGAAGTAGCTGTTATTTCACTTGGCGGTATGGTTGTTGCAAAGAGTTTGAGAGTTGCAGGTGATGAATTGGATGAGGTGATAATGGAGTATTGTAAAAAAGAATATAACTTACTTATTGGAGAAAGAACTGCTGAAGATATAAAAATTAATATTGGCTCTGCTTATCCTTTAAGAGAAGAAAAGAGTATGGAAGTTAGAGGAAGGGACTTAATTACTGGTTTGCCAAAGAGCTTGAACCTAACGTCTGTTGAGATTAGGGAAGTTATAGGTCCTATTGTTGATCAAATTACTGAAACAATAAGATTGACAGCGGAACAAACTCCCCCTGAGTTGGCATCTGATATTATGGAAAGAGGAGCAATGCTTGCTGGTGGTGGGGCGCTCCTTAAGGGATTGGATAAATATATTTCAGAAAAGCTAAAAATTCCCGTTTATTTAGCGGAAGATCCCTTGCTTTCAGTTGCTGAGGGGATTGGGAAGGTATTAGAAGACTTAGACAGATTTGGTCATGTTTTCAAGAACTAA